A region of Salmo salar chromosome ssa17, Ssal_v3.1, whole genome shotgun sequence DNA encodes the following proteins:
- the LOC106575306 gene encoding bile salt export pump isoform X1: MPVLCLKSPLCQNPPVLHCCDLLARQSRMPGGSVKLHSIKKLGEENNGFDDEEPNDAYMMMGNMKQDTKSPNKKNEAAIRIGFFQLFRFATCRETLMMVGGSVCAFLHGSAQPLMLLVFGMLTDTFIEYDIELQELLDPRKECINNTIQWKNQSVWTDWQDSNNTDKMKNLTCGLLDIEYEMTNFAYYYVAIGCAVFLLGYLQISLWVTSAARQIQIIRKMYFRKVMRMEIGWFDCNSTGELNTRMSDDINKINDAIADQVSIFIQRFTTFVCGFAMGFVKGWKLTLVIIAASPLIGVGAALMALFVAKLTGQELQAYAKAGAVADEVLTSIRTVAAFGGELKEVERYDKNLISAQRWGIRKGLIMGFFTGYMWFIIFLCYALAFWYGSSLVVDTQEYSPGTLLQVFFGVLIAALNLGQASPCLEAFAAGRGAATIIFETIDREPDIDCLSEAGYKLDKVKGDIEFHNVTFHYPSRPEVVILDKLSVAVNSGETTAFVGPSGAGKSTAVQLIQRFYDPKEGMVTLDGHDIRGLNIQWLRSLMGIVEQEPVLFATTIAENIRYGRPGVTLDDIIHATKEANAYNFIMDLPQKFDTLVGEGGGQMSGGQKQRIAIARALVRNPRILLLDMATSALDNESEAVVQEALDKVSNGRTTISIAHRLSTIKNADVIVGYEHGRAVERGKHDELLERKGVYFTLVTLQSQGDKALNQKARQMAGNDEPELKSLSRAGSYRASLRASIRKRTRSQLSNLIPEAESFISQADAGKSAFVEEEEVEEHVEPAPVTRILKYNAPEWPYMLFGTIGAAVNGGVNPVYSLLFSQILATFSIPDPEAQRREINGICMFFVLVGVTSFITQMLQGYAFSKSGELLTRRLRRMGFHAMLGQEVGWFDDHRNSPGALTTRLATDASQVQGATGSQIGMIVNSLTNIGVAVIISFYFSWKLSLVILCFLPFLALSGGFQAKMLTGFAKQDKQAMEDAGRISGEALNNIRTIAGLGKEQSFVEMYEAHLEAPYQAAKQKANVYGACYGFAQCVVFMANSASYRFGGYLVRQEGLHFSLVFRVISAIVTSGTALGRASSYTPDYAKAKISAARFFQLLDRVPKISVYSNEGDKWPDFKGNLEFIDCKFTYPTRPDIQVLNGLNVSVKPGQTLAFVGSSGCGKSTSVQLLERFYDPDQGKVIIDGHDSTQVNVSYLRSKIGIVSQEPILFDCSIGDNIKYGDNLRKVSMNDIISASKKAQLHDFVMTLPEKYDTNVGSQGSQLSRGQKQRIAIARAIIRNPKILLLDEATSALDTESEKTVQEALDKAREGRTCIVIAHRLSTIQNSDIIAVMSRGFVIEQGPHDQLMALKGAYYKLVTTGAPIS, from the exons ATGCCGGTGTTGTGCCTAAAATCTCCCCTCTGCCAGAATCCCCCcgttcttcattgctgcgacttgcttgctag ACAGTCCAGGATGCCTGGTGGATCAGTGAAGTTACACAGCATCAAAAAGCTGGGAGAAGAAAACAATGGTTTTGATGATGAAG AACCTAATGATGCATACAT GATGATGGGGAACATGAAACAGGACACAAA GTCTCCAAACAAGAAGAATGAAGCTGCTATCAGGATTGGCTTCTTTCAGCTG tTCCGTTTCGCCACTTGCCGGGAGACCCTGATGATGGTGGGGGGAAGTGTGTGTGCCTTCCTCCATGGTTCCGCTCAGCCTCTCATGCTGCTGGTGTTCGGGATGCTCACCGACACCTTCATCGAGTACGACATCGAGTTACAGGAGCTCTTGGACCCCAGGAAGGAATGTATCAACAACACCATACAGTGGAAGAACCAGTCAGTATGGACAGACTGGCAGGACAGCAATAACACTGATAAGATGAAGAATTTAACATGTGG GCTTCTGGACATTGAGTATGAGATGACCAATTTTGCCTACTATTACGTTGCCATTGGATGTGCAGTTTTCTTGCTAGGATACCTTCAA ATCTCGTTGTGGGTGACGTCTGCAGCGCGACAGATCCAGATCATCAGAAAGATGTACTTCAggaaggtgatgaggatggagatTGGCTGGTTCGACTGCAACTCGACTGGAGAGTTAAACACACGCATGTCAGA TGACATCAACAAGATCAATGACGCCATTGCGGATCAAGTGAGCATCTTTATCCAGCGCTTCACCACCTTCGTGTGCGGCTTTGCGATGGGCTTTGTGAAGGGATGGAAGTTAACGCTCGTCATCATCGCAGCCAGCCCTCTAATTGGAGTCGGAGCCGCCCTCATGGCTCTG TTTGTGGCCAAGCTGACAGGTCAGGAGCTGCAGGCCTATGCTAAGGCTGGAGCCGTGGCCGACGAGGTACTCACCTCTATCAGAACAGTGGCTGCTTTCGGAGGAGAGCTAAAGGAAGTGGAGAG gtATGACAAGAACCTGATCTCAGCTCAGCGTTGGGGCATCAGGAAGGGCCTGATCATGGGCTTTTTCACAGGCTACATGTGGTTTATCATCTTCCTGTGTTACGCCCTGGCCTTCTGGTATGGATCCAGCCTAGTGGTGGACACACAGGAGTACAGCCCCGGAACACTGTTACAG GTTTTCTTTGGTGTGCTGATAGCAGCCCTGAACTTAGGGCAGGCATCGCCATGTCTGGAGGCATTTGCTGCAGGAAGAGGAGCTGCTACCATCATCTTTGAGACCATCGACAGG GAGCCGGACATCGACTGCCTCTCAGAAGCAGGTTACAAACTGGACAAGGTCAAAGGGGACATTGAGTTCCATAACGTCACCTTTCACTACCCTTCCAGACCTGAAGTCGTG ATTCTGGACAAGCTGAGTGTAGCAGTGAATTCTGGCGAGACGACCGCCTTTGTGGGGCCCAGTGGAGCTGGGAAGAGTACCGCCGTGCAGCTCATCCAACGCTTCTACGACCCCAAGGAGGGCATG GTGACCTTGGATGGCCATGACATCAGAGGCCTGAACATCCAATGGCTACGTTCGTTGATGGGCATCGTGGAGCAGGAGCCCGTGCTGTTCGCCACAACCATCGCCGAGAACATCCGCTACGGTCGCCCTGGAGTCACCCTGGATGACATCATCCACGCCACCAAGGAGGCTAATGCCTACAACTTTATCATGGACCTACCACAG AAATTTGACACGCTGGTGGGAGAGGGCGGAGGTCAGATGAGTGGCGGTCAGAAGCAGCGCATCGCCATCGCCCGGGCCCTGGTCAGGAACCCCCGGATCCTACTGCTGGACATGGCCACCTCCGCTCTGGACAATGAGAGTGAGGCTGTGGTACAGGAGGCACTGGACAAA GTAAGCAATGGCCGCACCACCATCTCCATAGCCCATCGCCTATCCACCATTAAGAACGCGGACGTGATCGTGGGCTACGAGCATGGGCGGGCGGTGGAGAGGGGCAAGCATGATGAGCTGCTGGAGAGGAAGGGTGTTTACTTCACTCTGGTCACCCTACAAAGCCAAGGAGACAAGGCTCTCAACCAGAaggccagacaga TGGCGGGCAACGACGAGCCAGAGCTGAAGAGTTTATCCAGGGCCGGGAGTTACAGGGCCAGTCTCAG AGCCTCTATCAGGAAGAGGACCCGCTCACAGCTGTCCAACCTCATTCCAGAAGCAGAATCCTTCATATCTCAGGCAGACGCGGgcaag AGTGCCtttgtggaggaggaagaggtggaggagcaTGTTGAGCCTGCTCCAGTGACCAGGATCCTGAAGTACAATGCCCCTGAGTGGCCCTACATGCTGTTTGGAACCATCGGAGCTGCTGTCAACGGAGGAGTCAACCCAGTGTACTCCCTGCTCTTCAGTCAGATTCTGGCC ACATTCTCCATACCAGACCCAGAGGCTCAGAGGAGGGAGATCAATGGTATCTGCATGTTCTTTGTGCTGGTCGGAGTGACTTCCTTCATCACCCAGATGCTCCAA GGCTATGCCTTCTCTAAGTCTGGGGAGCTGCTGACAAGGCGCTTGAGGAGGATGGGTTTCCACGCCATGTTGGGCCAGGAGGTGGGCTGGTTCGATGACCACAGGAATAGCCCCGGGGCTCTGACCACACGGCTGGCCACTGACGCCTCCCAGGTCCAAGGG GCCACTGGCTCTCAGATCGGCATGATCGTTAACTCTCTGACCAACATTGGTGTTGCCGTCATCATTTCCTTCTACTTCAGCTGGAAGCTCAGCCTGGTCATCCTGTGCTTCCTGCCATTCCTGGCTTTGTCCGGAGGCTTCCAGGCTAAGATGCTCACTGGCTTCGCCAAGCAGGACAAACAGGCCATGGAGGATGCAGGacgg ATCTCTGGCGAGGCCCTGAACAACATCCGCACCATCGCTGGGCTGGGGAAGGAACAGAGCTTTGTGGAGATGTACGAGGCTCACCTGGAGGCTCCGTACCAGGCCGCCAAGCAGAAGGCCAACGTGTACGGCGCCTGCTACGGCTTCGCCCAGTGTGTCGTCTTCATGGCCAACAGTGCCTCCTACAGGTTTGGAGGGTACCTGGTGCGCCAGGAGGGCCTCCACTTCAGCCTGGTCTTCAG AGTGATCTCAGCCATAGTGACCAGTGGCACAGCGCTGGGCCGAGCCTCTTCCTACACCCCAGATTATGCCAAAGCCAAGATCTCAGCTGCCCGTTTTTTCCAGCTCCTCGACCGCGTGCCAAAGATCAGCGTCTACAGCAACGAGGGGGACAAATGG ccTGATTTCAAAGGGAACTTAGAGTTCATTGACTGTAAGTTCACGTACCCGACCCGGCCAGACATCCAGGTGCTGAACGGCCTCAACGTGTCGGTAAAGCCCGGCCAGACGCTGGCCTTCGTGGGCAGCAGCGGCTGTGGGAAGAGCACCAGCGTCCAGCTACTGGAGAGATTCTATGACCCCGACCAGGGCAAAGTG ATTATTGATGGCCATGACTCGACTCAGGTCAACGTCTCGTACCTGCGCTCCAAGATCGGCATCGTATCCCAGGAGCCCATTCTGTTTGACTGCAGCATCGGAGACAACATCAAGTATGGAGACAACCTGCGCAAAGTCAGCATGAATGACATCATCTCCGCATCCAAGAAAGCCCAGCTCCACGACTTTGTCATGACACTACCTGAG AAATACGACACCAACGTGGGTTCCCAGGGCTCCCAGCTCTCTCGGGGACAGAAGCAGCGCATAGCAATCGCCAGGGCGATTATCCGCAACCCTAAGATCCTGCTACTGGACGAAGCCACTTCAGCCCTGGACACGGAGAGCGAGAAG ACGGTGCAAGAGGCGCTGGATAAAGCGAGGGAGGGCCGAACCTGCATCGTCATCGCCCACCGTCTCTCCACCATCCAGAACTCTGACATCATCGCCGTTATGTCCAGGGGCTTCGTCATCGAACAGGGACCACACGACCAGCTCATGGCTCTCAAAGGAGCCTATTACAAACTTGTCACCACCGGTGCACCAATCAGCTAA
- the LOC106575306 gene encoding bile salt export pump isoform X2 has translation MPGGSVKLHSIKKLGEENNGFDDEEPNDAYMMMGNMKQDTKSPNKKNEAAIRIGFFQLFRFATCRETLMMVGGSVCAFLHGSAQPLMLLVFGMLTDTFIEYDIELQELLDPRKECINNTIQWKNQSVWTDWQDSNNTDKMKNLTCGLLDIEYEMTNFAYYYVAIGCAVFLLGYLQISLWVTSAARQIQIIRKMYFRKVMRMEIGWFDCNSTGELNTRMSDDINKINDAIADQVSIFIQRFTTFVCGFAMGFVKGWKLTLVIIAASPLIGVGAALMALFVAKLTGQELQAYAKAGAVADEVLTSIRTVAAFGGELKEVERYDKNLISAQRWGIRKGLIMGFFTGYMWFIIFLCYALAFWYGSSLVVDTQEYSPGTLLQVFFGVLIAALNLGQASPCLEAFAAGRGAATIIFETIDREPDIDCLSEAGYKLDKVKGDIEFHNVTFHYPSRPEVVILDKLSVAVNSGETTAFVGPSGAGKSTAVQLIQRFYDPKEGMVTLDGHDIRGLNIQWLRSLMGIVEQEPVLFATTIAENIRYGRPGVTLDDIIHATKEANAYNFIMDLPQKFDTLVGEGGGQMSGGQKQRIAIARALVRNPRILLLDMATSALDNESEAVVQEALDKVSNGRTTISIAHRLSTIKNADVIVGYEHGRAVERGKHDELLERKGVYFTLVTLQSQGDKALNQKARQMAGNDEPELKSLSRAGSYRASLRASIRKRTRSQLSNLIPEAESFISQADAGKSAFVEEEEVEEHVEPAPVTRILKYNAPEWPYMLFGTIGAAVNGGVNPVYSLLFSQILATFSIPDPEAQRREINGICMFFVLVGVTSFITQMLQGYAFSKSGELLTRRLRRMGFHAMLGQEVGWFDDHRNSPGALTTRLATDASQVQGATGSQIGMIVNSLTNIGVAVIISFYFSWKLSLVILCFLPFLALSGGFQAKMLTGFAKQDKQAMEDAGRISGEALNNIRTIAGLGKEQSFVEMYEAHLEAPYQAAKQKANVYGACYGFAQCVVFMANSASYRFGGYLVRQEGLHFSLVFRVISAIVTSGTALGRASSYTPDYAKAKISAARFFQLLDRVPKISVYSNEGDKWPDFKGNLEFIDCKFTYPTRPDIQVLNGLNVSVKPGQTLAFVGSSGCGKSTSVQLLERFYDPDQGKVIIDGHDSTQVNVSYLRSKIGIVSQEPILFDCSIGDNIKYGDNLRKVSMNDIISASKKAQLHDFVMTLPEKYDTNVGSQGSQLSRGQKQRIAIARAIIRNPKILLLDEATSALDTESEKTVQEALDKAREGRTCIVIAHRLSTIQNSDIIAVMSRGFVIEQGPHDQLMALKGAYYKLVTTGAPIS, from the exons ATGCCTGGTGGATCAGTGAAGTTACACAGCATCAAAAAGCTGGGAGAAGAAAACAATGGTTTTGATGATGAAG AACCTAATGATGCATACAT GATGATGGGGAACATGAAACAGGACACAAA GTCTCCAAACAAGAAGAATGAAGCTGCTATCAGGATTGGCTTCTTTCAGCTG tTCCGTTTCGCCACTTGCCGGGAGACCCTGATGATGGTGGGGGGAAGTGTGTGTGCCTTCCTCCATGGTTCCGCTCAGCCTCTCATGCTGCTGGTGTTCGGGATGCTCACCGACACCTTCATCGAGTACGACATCGAGTTACAGGAGCTCTTGGACCCCAGGAAGGAATGTATCAACAACACCATACAGTGGAAGAACCAGTCAGTATGGACAGACTGGCAGGACAGCAATAACACTGATAAGATGAAGAATTTAACATGTGG GCTTCTGGACATTGAGTATGAGATGACCAATTTTGCCTACTATTACGTTGCCATTGGATGTGCAGTTTTCTTGCTAGGATACCTTCAA ATCTCGTTGTGGGTGACGTCTGCAGCGCGACAGATCCAGATCATCAGAAAGATGTACTTCAggaaggtgatgaggatggagatTGGCTGGTTCGACTGCAACTCGACTGGAGAGTTAAACACACGCATGTCAGA TGACATCAACAAGATCAATGACGCCATTGCGGATCAAGTGAGCATCTTTATCCAGCGCTTCACCACCTTCGTGTGCGGCTTTGCGATGGGCTTTGTGAAGGGATGGAAGTTAACGCTCGTCATCATCGCAGCCAGCCCTCTAATTGGAGTCGGAGCCGCCCTCATGGCTCTG TTTGTGGCCAAGCTGACAGGTCAGGAGCTGCAGGCCTATGCTAAGGCTGGAGCCGTGGCCGACGAGGTACTCACCTCTATCAGAACAGTGGCTGCTTTCGGAGGAGAGCTAAAGGAAGTGGAGAG gtATGACAAGAACCTGATCTCAGCTCAGCGTTGGGGCATCAGGAAGGGCCTGATCATGGGCTTTTTCACAGGCTACATGTGGTTTATCATCTTCCTGTGTTACGCCCTGGCCTTCTGGTATGGATCCAGCCTAGTGGTGGACACACAGGAGTACAGCCCCGGAACACTGTTACAG GTTTTCTTTGGTGTGCTGATAGCAGCCCTGAACTTAGGGCAGGCATCGCCATGTCTGGAGGCATTTGCTGCAGGAAGAGGAGCTGCTACCATCATCTTTGAGACCATCGACAGG GAGCCGGACATCGACTGCCTCTCAGAAGCAGGTTACAAACTGGACAAGGTCAAAGGGGACATTGAGTTCCATAACGTCACCTTTCACTACCCTTCCAGACCTGAAGTCGTG ATTCTGGACAAGCTGAGTGTAGCAGTGAATTCTGGCGAGACGACCGCCTTTGTGGGGCCCAGTGGAGCTGGGAAGAGTACCGCCGTGCAGCTCATCCAACGCTTCTACGACCCCAAGGAGGGCATG GTGACCTTGGATGGCCATGACATCAGAGGCCTGAACATCCAATGGCTACGTTCGTTGATGGGCATCGTGGAGCAGGAGCCCGTGCTGTTCGCCACAACCATCGCCGAGAACATCCGCTACGGTCGCCCTGGAGTCACCCTGGATGACATCATCCACGCCACCAAGGAGGCTAATGCCTACAACTTTATCATGGACCTACCACAG AAATTTGACACGCTGGTGGGAGAGGGCGGAGGTCAGATGAGTGGCGGTCAGAAGCAGCGCATCGCCATCGCCCGGGCCCTGGTCAGGAACCCCCGGATCCTACTGCTGGACATGGCCACCTCCGCTCTGGACAATGAGAGTGAGGCTGTGGTACAGGAGGCACTGGACAAA GTAAGCAATGGCCGCACCACCATCTCCATAGCCCATCGCCTATCCACCATTAAGAACGCGGACGTGATCGTGGGCTACGAGCATGGGCGGGCGGTGGAGAGGGGCAAGCATGATGAGCTGCTGGAGAGGAAGGGTGTTTACTTCACTCTGGTCACCCTACAAAGCCAAGGAGACAAGGCTCTCAACCAGAaggccagacaga TGGCGGGCAACGACGAGCCAGAGCTGAAGAGTTTATCCAGGGCCGGGAGTTACAGGGCCAGTCTCAG AGCCTCTATCAGGAAGAGGACCCGCTCACAGCTGTCCAACCTCATTCCAGAAGCAGAATCCTTCATATCTCAGGCAGACGCGGgcaag AGTGCCtttgtggaggaggaagaggtggaggagcaTGTTGAGCCTGCTCCAGTGACCAGGATCCTGAAGTACAATGCCCCTGAGTGGCCCTACATGCTGTTTGGAACCATCGGAGCTGCTGTCAACGGAGGAGTCAACCCAGTGTACTCCCTGCTCTTCAGTCAGATTCTGGCC ACATTCTCCATACCAGACCCAGAGGCTCAGAGGAGGGAGATCAATGGTATCTGCATGTTCTTTGTGCTGGTCGGAGTGACTTCCTTCATCACCCAGATGCTCCAA GGCTATGCCTTCTCTAAGTCTGGGGAGCTGCTGACAAGGCGCTTGAGGAGGATGGGTTTCCACGCCATGTTGGGCCAGGAGGTGGGCTGGTTCGATGACCACAGGAATAGCCCCGGGGCTCTGACCACACGGCTGGCCACTGACGCCTCCCAGGTCCAAGGG GCCACTGGCTCTCAGATCGGCATGATCGTTAACTCTCTGACCAACATTGGTGTTGCCGTCATCATTTCCTTCTACTTCAGCTGGAAGCTCAGCCTGGTCATCCTGTGCTTCCTGCCATTCCTGGCTTTGTCCGGAGGCTTCCAGGCTAAGATGCTCACTGGCTTCGCCAAGCAGGACAAACAGGCCATGGAGGATGCAGGacgg ATCTCTGGCGAGGCCCTGAACAACATCCGCACCATCGCTGGGCTGGGGAAGGAACAGAGCTTTGTGGAGATGTACGAGGCTCACCTGGAGGCTCCGTACCAGGCCGCCAAGCAGAAGGCCAACGTGTACGGCGCCTGCTACGGCTTCGCCCAGTGTGTCGTCTTCATGGCCAACAGTGCCTCCTACAGGTTTGGAGGGTACCTGGTGCGCCAGGAGGGCCTCCACTTCAGCCTGGTCTTCAG AGTGATCTCAGCCATAGTGACCAGTGGCACAGCGCTGGGCCGAGCCTCTTCCTACACCCCAGATTATGCCAAAGCCAAGATCTCAGCTGCCCGTTTTTTCCAGCTCCTCGACCGCGTGCCAAAGATCAGCGTCTACAGCAACGAGGGGGACAAATGG ccTGATTTCAAAGGGAACTTAGAGTTCATTGACTGTAAGTTCACGTACCCGACCCGGCCAGACATCCAGGTGCTGAACGGCCTCAACGTGTCGGTAAAGCCCGGCCAGACGCTGGCCTTCGTGGGCAGCAGCGGCTGTGGGAAGAGCACCAGCGTCCAGCTACTGGAGAGATTCTATGACCCCGACCAGGGCAAAGTG ATTATTGATGGCCATGACTCGACTCAGGTCAACGTCTCGTACCTGCGCTCCAAGATCGGCATCGTATCCCAGGAGCCCATTCTGTTTGACTGCAGCATCGGAGACAACATCAAGTATGGAGACAACCTGCGCAAAGTCAGCATGAATGACATCATCTCCGCATCCAAGAAAGCCCAGCTCCACGACTTTGTCATGACACTACCTGAG AAATACGACACCAACGTGGGTTCCCAGGGCTCCCAGCTCTCTCGGGGACAGAAGCAGCGCATAGCAATCGCCAGGGCGATTATCCGCAACCCTAAGATCCTGCTACTGGACGAAGCCACTTCAGCCCTGGACACGGAGAGCGAGAAG ACGGTGCAAGAGGCGCTGGATAAAGCGAGGGAGGGCCGAACCTGCATCGTCATCGCCCACCGTCTCTCCACCATCCAGAACTCTGACATCATCGCCGTTATGTCCAGGGGCTTCGTCATCGAACAGGGACCACACGACCAGCTCATGGCTCTCAAAGGAGCCTATTACAAACTTGTCACCACCGGTGCACCAATCAGCTAA
- the LOC100195750 gene encoding cystein proteinase inhibitor protein salarin precursor, whose translation MKSLVLLLLVAVTVSSVVSKPLPEDSEAEVHKEFETWKVKYGKSYPSTEEEAKRKEMWLATRKKVMEHNTRAGNGLESYTMAVNHLADLTTEEVPKGLLPMPRPEEEEVDKEFEMWKTHNGKTYNSTEEEAKRKEIWLATRARVMEHNKRAENGSESFTMGINYFSDMTFEEIPKARLMVVFPTRDGGEEAEVDKEFETWKVQHGKNYGSTEEEAKRKGIWLATRTRVMEHNKRAETGSESFTMGMNHLSDKTTAEVTGRRLQDGEEAEVHKEFETWKVKYGKTYPSTVEEAKRKEIWLATRKMVMEHNKRAENGLESFTMGVNHFADLTAEEVPRGLFPME comes from the exons ATGAAGTCTCTCGTGCTCCTTCTATTGGTGGCTGTTACTGTATCATCTGTGGTGTCTAAACCCCTTCCTGAAGACTCTGAAGCAGAGGTTCACAAGGAGTTTGAGACATGGAAAGTTAAATATG GGAAGAGCTATCCGTCTACCGAGGAGGAAGCCAAACGTAAGGAGATGTGGTTAGCGACGAGGAAGAAGGTGATGGAACACAATACGAGAGCAGGAAATGGATTGGAGAGTTACACCATGGCGGTCAATCACTTAGCTGACCTG ACTACTGAGGAGGTTCCTAAAGGACTTTTGCCCATG CCTCGACCTGAGGAAGAAGAGGTGGACAAAGAGTTTGAGATGTGGAAAACTCACAATG GTAAGACCTATAACTCCACCGAGGAGGAAGCCAAGCGCAAGGAAATCTGGTTAGCGACTAGGGCAAGAGTGATGGAACACAACAAGAGAGCAGAGAATGGCTCAGAGAGCTTCACCATGGGGATTAATTACTTCTCTGACATG ACTTTTGAGGAGATTCCTAAAGCAAGACTTATGGTTGTGTTTCCCACtcgagatggaggggaggaagcAGAGGTGGATAAAGAGTTTGAAACGTGGAAGGTTCAACACG GGAAGAACTATGGTTCCACCGAGGAGGAAGCCAAGCGTAAGGGGATCTGGTTAGCTACTAGGACGAGAGTGATGGAACACAACAAGCGGGCAGAGACTGGCTCAGAGAGCTTCACCATGGGGATGAATCATCTTTCTGACAAG ACTACTGCGGAGGTTACAGGACGAAGG CTTCAAGATGGGGAGGAAGCAGAGGTGCACAAGGAGTTTGAAACATGGAAAGTTAAATATG GAAAGACCTATCCGTCCACTGTGGAGGAAGCTAAGCGCAAGGAGATCTGGCTAGCTACCAGGAAGATGGTGATGGAACACAACAAGAGAGCAGAGAATGGCCTGGAGAGCTTCACCATGGGAGTCAATCACTTTGCTGACTTG ACTGCTGAGGAGGTTCCTAGAGGGCTTTTTCCCATG GAATGA